A single genomic interval of Pseudorca crassidens isolate mPseCra1 chromosome 19, mPseCra1.hap1, whole genome shotgun sequence harbors:
- the LRRC45 gene encoding leucine-rich repeat-containing protein 45 isoform X6, whose translation MEEFRRTYSRLCKESGAEPQETVLQQMHQLPQGRLDLATQSLTVDTCRALGKLLQKEALLTELVLSDCMLSEEGAVLLLQGLCVNTIVRFLDLKPNPGVEQPGHVGRSLRGLLRGPGSQWRPAAAGPPQQPDQPQGCRGAGSGPEEQHQPPATCNRTLWKLELAGNSIPGDILRAVEQAMDHNQDRQTAFRESQARAHVLSKEVRHLREEKSKQFLDLMETIDRQREEMVRSSKASAARVGQLQEALNERHSIINALKAKLQMAEAALALSEQKAQDLGELLATTEQEQRSLAQRQAKEHRLEQQEAAERESKLLRDLSAANEKNLLLQNQVDELERKVKSQQDQLFLTRQELTNTAAELKMRAVQAEERLELEKKRSRQSLEDAEHLRFKEVEHMTRHLEESERAMQERVQRLEAVRLSLEEELSRAKAAALSERSQAEEELIKAKNQVRLEEQQRLAHLEEKLRLLAQARDEAQSACLQQKQVVADAQARASQLGRQVEGLRRRLEELQQELSNKDQEKAAEVTRVRLELQEQNGRLQAELTAQEALKEKAAALERQLKVIASDHREALLDRESENASLREKLRLKQAEIARIRDEEAQRASFLQNAVLAYVQGSPLRTLSPQK comes from the exons ATGGAGGAGTTCCGGCGCACCTACAGCCGGCTGTGCAAGGAGAGTGGGGCCGAGCCCCAGGAGACTGTTCTGCAGCAAATGCACCAGCTGCCGCAGGGCCGGCTGGACCTGGCCACACAGAGCCTGACAGTGGACACCTGCAGGGCTCTGGGCAAGCTGCTACAGAAGGAGGCACTGCTGACGGAGCTCGTCCTGAGTGACTGCATGCTGAGTGAGGAAG GGGCCGTGCTGCTGCTGCAGGGGCTGTGTGTCAACACCATCGTGCGGTTTCTGGATCTCAAG CCTAACCCTGGAGTGGAACAGCCTGGGCACGTGGGAAGAAGCCTTCGCGGCCTTCTGCGGGGCCCTGGCAGCCAATGGCGCCCTGCGGCAGCTGGACCTCCGCAACAACCAGATCAGCCACAAGGGTGCCGAGGAGCTGGCTCTGGCCCTGAAGAGCAACACCAGCCTCCAGCAACTTG CAACAGAACCCTGTGGAAGCTGGAGCTGGCTGGGAACAGCATCCCCGGTGACATCCTCAGAGCCGTGG AGCAAGCCATGGATCACAACCAGGACCGGCAGACCGCCTTCCGGGAAAGCCAGGCCCGCGCCCACGTGCTCAGCAAGGAGGTGCGGCACCTCCGGGAAGAGAAGTCCAAACAG TTTCTGGACTTGATGGAGACGATCgacagacagagagaagagatggTCAGGAGCAGCAA GGCGTCGGCAGCACGCGTGGGGCAGCTTCAGGAAGCCCTGAACGAGAGGCATTCCATCATCAACGCTCTCAAGGCCAA GCTGCAGATGGCTGAGGCCGCCCTGGCTCtgtcagagcagaaggcccaggaCTTGGGGGAGCTCCTGGCCACCACAGAGCAGGAACAGCggagcctggcacagaggcaggCAAAGGAGCACAGGCTGGAGCagcag GAAGCTGCAGAGCGGGAGTCTAAGCTCCTCAGAGACTTGTCTGCTGCCAATGAAAAGAACTTGCTTTTGCAAAACCAG GTGGACGAGTTGGAGCGGAAAGTGAAATCTCAGCAGGATCAGCTATTCCTGACCAGGCAGGAGCTGACCAACACGGCAGCTGAGCTGAAGATGCGGGCTGTCCAGGCTGAAG AACGCCTGGAACTGGAGAAGAAGAGGTCCCGGCAGAGCTTGGAGGACGCGGAACACCTGCGCTTCAAGGAG GTGGAGCACATGACTCGCCACCTGGAGGAGAGCGAGAGGGCCATGCAGGAGAGGGTACAGAGGCTGGAGGCTGTGCGGCtgtccctggaggag GAGCTGAGCCGGGCAAAGGCCGCGGCACTCAGTGAGCGCAGCCAAGCTGAGGAGGAGCTCATCAAGGCCAAGAACCAAGTCCGCCTGGAGGAG CAGCAGCGCCTGGCTCACCTGGAGGAGAAGCTGCGGCTGCTGGCGCAGGCTCGGGACGAGGCTCAAAGCGCCTGCCTGCAGCAGAAGCAGGTGGTAGCCGATGCCCAGGCGCGGGCCAGCCAGCTTGGCCGGCAGGTGGAGGGCCTGAGGCGGCGCCTGGAGGAGCTGCAGCAG GAGCTGAGCAACAAGGACCAAGAAAAGGCGGCTGAGGTGACAAGGGTGCGGCTGGAGCTGCAGGAGCAGAACGGCCGCCTGCAAGCCGAGCTGACAGCCCAGGAAGCGCTGAAGGAGAAGGCAGCGGCCCTGGAACGCCAGCTGAAAG TGATCGCAAGTGACCACCGGGAGGCACTGCTGGACAGGGAGAGCGAGAATGCCTCTCTCCGTGAAAAGCTTCGCCTGAAGCAGGCCGAGATTGCCCGGATCCGGGATGAGGAGGCCCAAAGGGCCAGCTTCCTGCAAAATGCTGTTCTGGCTTATGTGCAGGGGTCCCCCCTGAGGACCTTGAGCCCCCAAAAGTGA
- the LRRC45 gene encoding leucine-rich repeat-containing protein 45 isoform X5: MEEFRRTYSRLCKESGAEPQETVLQQMHQLPQGRLDLATQSLTVDTCRALGKLLQKEALLTELVLSDCMLSEEGAVLLLQGLCVNTIVRFLDLKGNNLRASGAEALAKLLRQNKSIQSLTLEWNSLGTWEEAFAAFCGALAANGALRQLDLRNNQISHKGAEELALALKSNTSLQQLEQAMDHNQDRQTAFRESQARAHVLSKEVRHLREEKSKQFLDLMETIDRQREEMVRSSKASAARVGQLQEALNERHSIINALKAKLQMAEAALALSEQKAQDLGELLATTEQEQRSLAQRQAKEHRLEQQEAAERESKLLRDLSAANEKNLLLQNQVDELERKVKSQQDQLFLTRQELTNTAAELKMRAVQAEERLELEKKRSRQSLEDAEHLRFKEVEHMTRHLEESERAMQERVQRLEAVRLSLEEELSRAKAAALSERSQAEEELIKAKNQVRLEEQQRLAHLEEKLRLLAQARDEAQSACLQQKQVVADAQARASQLGRQVEGLRRRLEELQQELSNKDQEKAAEVTRVRLELQEQNGRLQAELTAQEALKEKAAALERQLKVIASDHREALLDRESENASLREKLRLKQAEIARIRDEEAQRASFLQNAVLAYVQGSPLRTLSPQK; encoded by the exons ATGGAGGAGTTCCGGCGCACCTACAGCCGGCTGTGCAAGGAGAGTGGGGCCGAGCCCCAGGAGACTGTTCTGCAGCAAATGCACCAGCTGCCGCAGGGCCGGCTGGACCTGGCCACACAGAGCCTGACAGTGGACACCTGCAGGGCTCTGGGCAAGCTGCTACAGAAGGAGGCACTGCTGACGGAGCTCGTCCTGAGTGACTGCATGCTGAGTGAGGAAG GGGCCGTGCTGCTGCTGCAGGGGCTGTGTGTCAACACCATCGTGCGGTTTCTGGATCTCAAG GGCAATAACCTTCGCGCCTCAGGGGCCGAGGCACTGGCAAAACTCCTCCGACAGAACAAGTCCATTCAGAG CCTAACCCTGGAGTGGAACAGCCTGGGCACGTGGGAAGAAGCCTTCGCGGCCTTCTGCGGGGCCCTGGCAGCCAATGGCGCCCTGCGGCAGCTGGACCTCCGCAACAACCAGATCAGCCACAAGGGTGCCGAGGAGCTGGCTCTGGCCCTGAAGAGCAACACCAGCCTCCAGCAACTTG AGCAAGCCATGGATCACAACCAGGACCGGCAGACCGCCTTCCGGGAAAGCCAGGCCCGCGCCCACGTGCTCAGCAAGGAGGTGCGGCACCTCCGGGAAGAGAAGTCCAAACAG TTTCTGGACTTGATGGAGACGATCgacagacagagagaagagatggTCAGGAGCAGCAA GGCGTCGGCAGCACGCGTGGGGCAGCTTCAGGAAGCCCTGAACGAGAGGCATTCCATCATCAACGCTCTCAAGGCCAA GCTGCAGATGGCTGAGGCCGCCCTGGCTCtgtcagagcagaaggcccaggaCTTGGGGGAGCTCCTGGCCACCACAGAGCAGGAACAGCggagcctggcacagaggcaggCAAAGGAGCACAGGCTGGAGCagcag GAAGCTGCAGAGCGGGAGTCTAAGCTCCTCAGAGACTTGTCTGCTGCCAATGAAAAGAACTTGCTTTTGCAAAACCAG GTGGACGAGTTGGAGCGGAAAGTGAAATCTCAGCAGGATCAGCTATTCCTGACCAGGCAGGAGCTGACCAACACGGCAGCTGAGCTGAAGATGCGGGCTGTCCAGGCTGAAG AACGCCTGGAACTGGAGAAGAAGAGGTCCCGGCAGAGCTTGGAGGACGCGGAACACCTGCGCTTCAAGGAG GTGGAGCACATGACTCGCCACCTGGAGGAGAGCGAGAGGGCCATGCAGGAGAGGGTACAGAGGCTGGAGGCTGTGCGGCtgtccctggaggag GAGCTGAGCCGGGCAAAGGCCGCGGCACTCAGTGAGCGCAGCCAAGCTGAGGAGGAGCTCATCAAGGCCAAGAACCAAGTCCGCCTGGAGGAG CAGCAGCGCCTGGCTCACCTGGAGGAGAAGCTGCGGCTGCTGGCGCAGGCTCGGGACGAGGCTCAAAGCGCCTGCCTGCAGCAGAAGCAGGTGGTAGCCGATGCCCAGGCGCGGGCCAGCCAGCTTGGCCGGCAGGTGGAGGGCCTGAGGCGGCGCCTGGAGGAGCTGCAGCAG GAGCTGAGCAACAAGGACCAAGAAAAGGCGGCTGAGGTGACAAGGGTGCGGCTGGAGCTGCAGGAGCAGAACGGCCGCCTGCAAGCCGAGCTGACAGCCCAGGAAGCGCTGAAGGAGAAGGCAGCGGCCCTGGAACGCCAGCTGAAAG TGATCGCAAGTGACCACCGGGAGGCACTGCTGGACAGGGAGAGCGAGAATGCCTCTCTCCGTGAAAAGCTTCGCCTGAAGCAGGCCGAGATTGCCCGGATCCGGGATGAGGAGGCCCAAAGGGCCAGCTTCCTGCAAAATGCTGTTCTGGCTTATGTGCAGGGGTCCCCCCTGAGGACCTTGAGCCCCCAAAAGTGA
- the LRRC45 gene encoding leucine-rich repeat-containing protein 45 isoform X3: MEEFRRTYSRLCKESGAEPQETVLQQMHQLPQGRLDLATQSLTVDTCRALGKLLQKEALLTELVLSDCMLSEEGAVLLLQGLCVNTIVRFLDLKGNNLRASGAEALAKLLRQNKSIQSLTLEWNSLGTWEEAFAAFCGALAANGALRQLDLRNNQISHKGAEELALALKSNTSLQQLDLRWNHIGLLGGRALVNCLPSNRTLWKLELAGNSIPGDILRAVEQAMDHNQDRQTAFRESQARAHVLSKEVRHLREEKSKQFLDLMETIDRQREEMVRSSKASAARVGQLQEALNERHSIINALKAKLQMAEAALALSEQKAQDLGELLATTEQEQRSLAQRQAKEHRLEQQEAAERESKLLRDLSAANEKNLLLQNQVDELERKVKSQQDQLFLTRQELTNTAAELKMRAVQAEERLELEKKRSRQSLEDAEHLRFKEVEHMTRHLEESERAMQERVQRLEAVRLSLEEELSRAKAAALSERSQAEEELIKAKNQVRLEEQQRLAHLEEKLRLLAQARDEAQSACLQQKQVVADAQARASQLGRQVEGLRRRLEELQQELSNKDQEKAAEVTRVRLELQEQNGRLQAELTAQEALKEKAAALERQLKVIASDHREALLDRESENASLREKLRLKQAEIARIRDEEAQRASFLQNAVLAYVQGSPLRTLSPQK; this comes from the exons ATGGAGGAGTTCCGGCGCACCTACAGCCGGCTGTGCAAGGAGAGTGGGGCCGAGCCCCAGGAGACTGTTCTGCAGCAAATGCACCAGCTGCCGCAGGGCCGGCTGGACCTGGCCACACAGAGCCTGACAGTGGACACCTGCAGGGCTCTGGGCAAGCTGCTACAGAAGGAGGCACTGCTGACGGAGCTCGTCCTGAGTGACTGCATGCTGAGTGAGGAAG GGGCCGTGCTGCTGCTGCAGGGGCTGTGTGTCAACACCATCGTGCGGTTTCTGGATCTCAAG GGCAATAACCTTCGCGCCTCAGGGGCCGAGGCACTGGCAAAACTCCTCCGACAGAACAAGTCCATTCAGAG CCTAACCCTGGAGTGGAACAGCCTGGGCACGTGGGAAGAAGCCTTCGCGGCCTTCTGCGGGGCCCTGGCAGCCAATGGCGCCCTGCGGCAGCTGGACCTCCGCAACAACCAGATCAGCCACAAGGGTGCCGAGGAGCTGGCTCTGGCCCTGAAGAGCAACACCAGCCTCCAGCAACTTG ACCTGCGCTGGAATCACATCGGCCTCCTGGGGGGCCGCGCCCTGGTAAACTGTCTCCCCAGCAACAGAACCCTGTGGAAGCTGGAGCTGGCTGGGAACAGCATCCCCGGTGACATCCTCAGAGCCGTGG AGCAAGCCATGGATCACAACCAGGACCGGCAGACCGCCTTCCGGGAAAGCCAGGCCCGCGCCCACGTGCTCAGCAAGGAGGTGCGGCACCTCCGGGAAGAGAAGTCCAAACAG TTTCTGGACTTGATGGAGACGATCgacagacagagagaagagatggTCAGGAGCAGCAA GGCGTCGGCAGCACGCGTGGGGCAGCTTCAGGAAGCCCTGAACGAGAGGCATTCCATCATCAACGCTCTCAAGGCCAA GCTGCAGATGGCTGAGGCCGCCCTGGCTCtgtcagagcagaaggcccaggaCTTGGGGGAGCTCCTGGCCACCACAGAGCAGGAACAGCggagcctggcacagaggcaggCAAAGGAGCACAGGCTGGAGCagcag GAAGCTGCAGAGCGGGAGTCTAAGCTCCTCAGAGACTTGTCTGCTGCCAATGAAAAGAACTTGCTTTTGCAAAACCAG GTGGACGAGTTGGAGCGGAAAGTGAAATCTCAGCAGGATCAGCTATTCCTGACCAGGCAGGAGCTGACCAACACGGCAGCTGAGCTGAAGATGCGGGCTGTCCAGGCTGAAG AACGCCTGGAACTGGAGAAGAAGAGGTCCCGGCAGAGCTTGGAGGACGCGGAACACCTGCGCTTCAAGGAG GTGGAGCACATGACTCGCCACCTGGAGGAGAGCGAGAGGGCCATGCAGGAGAGGGTACAGAGGCTGGAGGCTGTGCGGCtgtccctggaggag GAGCTGAGCCGGGCAAAGGCCGCGGCACTCAGTGAGCGCAGCCAAGCTGAGGAGGAGCTCATCAAGGCCAAGAACCAAGTCCGCCTGGAGGAG CAGCAGCGCCTGGCTCACCTGGAGGAGAAGCTGCGGCTGCTGGCGCAGGCTCGGGACGAGGCTCAAAGCGCCTGCCTGCAGCAGAAGCAGGTGGTAGCCGATGCCCAGGCGCGGGCCAGCCAGCTTGGCCGGCAGGTGGAGGGCCTGAGGCGGCGCCTGGAGGAGCTGCAGCAG GAGCTGAGCAACAAGGACCAAGAAAAGGCGGCTGAGGTGACAAGGGTGCGGCTGGAGCTGCAGGAGCAGAACGGCCGCCTGCAAGCCGAGCTGACAGCCCAGGAAGCGCTGAAGGAGAAGGCAGCGGCCCTGGAACGCCAGCTGAAAG TGATCGCAAGTGACCACCGGGAGGCACTGCTGGACAGGGAGAGCGAGAATGCCTCTCTCCGTGAAAAGCTTCGCCTGAAGCAGGCCGAGATTGCCCGGATCCGGGATGAGGAGGCCCAAAGGGCCAGCTTCCTGCAAAATGCTGTTCTGGCTTATGTGCAGGGGTCCCCCCTGAGGACCTTGAGCCCCCAAAAGTGA
- the LRRC45 gene encoding leucine-rich repeat-containing protein 45 isoform X4 produces MEEFRRTYSRLCKESGAEPQETVLQQMHQLPQGRLDLATQSLTVDTCRALGKLLQKEALLTELVLSDCMLSEEGAVLLLQGLCVNTIVRFLDLKGNNLRASGAEALAKLLRQNKSIQSLTLEWNSLGTWEEAFAAFCGALAANGALRQLDLRNNQISHKGAEELALALKSNTSLQQLDFPPDLRWNHIGLLGGRALVNCLPSNRTLWKLELAGNSIPGDILRAVEQAMDHNQDRQTAFRESQARAHVLSKEVRHLREEKSKQFLDLMETIDRQREEMVRSSKASAARVGQLQEALNERHSIINALKAKLQMAEAALALSEQKAQDLGELLATTEQEQRSLAQRQAKEHRLEQQEAAERESKLLRDLSAANEKNLLLQNQVDELERKVKSQQDQLFLTRQELTNTAAELKMRAVQAEERLELEKKRSRQSLEDAEHLRFKEVEHMTRHLEESERAMQERVQRLEAVRLSLEEQQRLAHLEEKLRLLAQARDEAQSACLQQKQVVADAQARASQLGRQVEGLRRRLEELQQELSNKDQEKAAEVTRVRLELQEQNGRLQAELTAQEALKEKAAALERQLKVIASDHREALLDRESENASLREKLRLKQAEIARIRDEEAQRASFLQNAVLAYVQGSPLRTLSPQK; encoded by the exons ATGGAGGAGTTCCGGCGCACCTACAGCCGGCTGTGCAAGGAGAGTGGGGCCGAGCCCCAGGAGACTGTTCTGCAGCAAATGCACCAGCTGCCGCAGGGCCGGCTGGACCTGGCCACACAGAGCCTGACAGTGGACACCTGCAGGGCTCTGGGCAAGCTGCTACAGAAGGAGGCACTGCTGACGGAGCTCGTCCTGAGTGACTGCATGCTGAGTGAGGAAG GGGCCGTGCTGCTGCTGCAGGGGCTGTGTGTCAACACCATCGTGCGGTTTCTGGATCTCAAG GGCAATAACCTTCGCGCCTCAGGGGCCGAGGCACTGGCAAAACTCCTCCGACAGAACAAGTCCATTCAGAG CCTAACCCTGGAGTGGAACAGCCTGGGCACGTGGGAAGAAGCCTTCGCGGCCTTCTGCGGGGCCCTGGCAGCCAATGGCGCCCTGCGGCAGCTGGACCTCCGCAACAACCAGATCAGCCACAAGGGTGCCGAGGAGCTGGCTCTGGCCCTGAAGAGCAACACCAGCCTCCAGCAACTTG ATTTCCCTCCAGACCTGCGCTGGAATCACATCGGCCTCCTGGGGGGCCGCGCCCTGGTAAACTGTCTCCCCAGCAACAGAACCCTGTGGAAGCTGGAGCTGGCTGGGAACAGCATCCCCGGTGACATCCTCAGAGCCGTGG AGCAAGCCATGGATCACAACCAGGACCGGCAGACCGCCTTCCGGGAAAGCCAGGCCCGCGCCCACGTGCTCAGCAAGGAGGTGCGGCACCTCCGGGAAGAGAAGTCCAAACAG TTTCTGGACTTGATGGAGACGATCgacagacagagagaagagatggTCAGGAGCAGCAA GGCGTCGGCAGCACGCGTGGGGCAGCTTCAGGAAGCCCTGAACGAGAGGCATTCCATCATCAACGCTCTCAAGGCCAA GCTGCAGATGGCTGAGGCCGCCCTGGCTCtgtcagagcagaaggcccaggaCTTGGGGGAGCTCCTGGCCACCACAGAGCAGGAACAGCggagcctggcacagaggcaggCAAAGGAGCACAGGCTGGAGCagcag GAAGCTGCAGAGCGGGAGTCTAAGCTCCTCAGAGACTTGTCTGCTGCCAATGAAAAGAACTTGCTTTTGCAAAACCAG GTGGACGAGTTGGAGCGGAAAGTGAAATCTCAGCAGGATCAGCTATTCCTGACCAGGCAGGAGCTGACCAACACGGCAGCTGAGCTGAAGATGCGGGCTGTCCAGGCTGAAG AACGCCTGGAACTGGAGAAGAAGAGGTCCCGGCAGAGCTTGGAGGACGCGGAACACCTGCGCTTCAAGGAG GTGGAGCACATGACTCGCCACCTGGAGGAGAGCGAGAGGGCCATGCAGGAGAGGGTACAGAGGCTGGAGGCTGTGCGGCtgtccctggaggag CAGCAGCGCCTGGCTCACCTGGAGGAGAAGCTGCGGCTGCTGGCGCAGGCTCGGGACGAGGCTCAAAGCGCCTGCCTGCAGCAGAAGCAGGTGGTAGCCGATGCCCAGGCGCGGGCCAGCCAGCTTGGCCGGCAGGTGGAGGGCCTGAGGCGGCGCCTGGAGGAGCTGCAGCAG GAGCTGAGCAACAAGGACCAAGAAAAGGCGGCTGAGGTGACAAGGGTGCGGCTGGAGCTGCAGGAGCAGAACGGCCGCCTGCAAGCCGAGCTGACAGCCCAGGAAGCGCTGAAGGAGAAGGCAGCGGCCCTGGAACGCCAGCTGAAAG TGATCGCAAGTGACCACCGGGAGGCACTGCTGGACAGGGAGAGCGAGAATGCCTCTCTCCGTGAAAAGCTTCGCCTGAAGCAGGCCGAGATTGCCCGGATCCGGGATGAGGAGGCCCAAAGGGCCAGCTTCCTGCAAAATGCTGTTCTGGCTTATGTGCAGGGGTCCCCCCTGAGGACCTTGAGCCCCCAAAAGTGA
- the LRRC45 gene encoding leucine-rich repeat-containing protein 45 isoform X2 produces MEEFRRTYSRLCKESGAEPQETVLQQMHQLPQGRLDLATQSLTVDTCRALGKLLQKEALLTELVLSDCMLSEEGAVLLLQGLCVNTIVRFLDLKGNNLRASGAEALAKLLRQNKSIQSLTLEWNSLGTWEEAFAAFCGALAANGALRQLDLRNNQISHKGAEELALALKSNTSLQQLDFPPDLRWNHIGLLGGRALVNCLPSNRTLWKLELAGNSIPGDILRAVEQAMDHNQDRQTAFRESQARAHVLSKEVRHLREEKSKQFLDLMETIDRQREEMVRSSKASAARVGQLQEALNERHSIINALKAKLQMAEAALALSEQKAQDLGELLATTEQEQRSLAQRQAKEHRLEQQEAAERESKLLRDLSAANEKNLLLQNQVDELERKVKSQQDQLFLTRQELTNTAAELKMRAVQAEERLELEKKRSRQSLEDAEHLRFKEVEHMTRHLEESERAMQERVQRLEAVRLSLEEELSRAKAAALSERSQAEEELIKAKNQVRLEEQRLAHLEEKLRLLAQARDEAQSACLQQKQVVADAQARASQLGRQVEGLRRRLEELQQELSNKDQEKAAEVTRVRLELQEQNGRLQAELTAQEALKEKAAALERQLKVIASDHREALLDRESENASLREKLRLKQAEIARIRDEEAQRASFLQNAVLAYVQGSPLRTLSPQK; encoded by the exons ATGGAGGAGTTCCGGCGCACCTACAGCCGGCTGTGCAAGGAGAGTGGGGCCGAGCCCCAGGAGACTGTTCTGCAGCAAATGCACCAGCTGCCGCAGGGCCGGCTGGACCTGGCCACACAGAGCCTGACAGTGGACACCTGCAGGGCTCTGGGCAAGCTGCTACAGAAGGAGGCACTGCTGACGGAGCTCGTCCTGAGTGACTGCATGCTGAGTGAGGAAG GGGCCGTGCTGCTGCTGCAGGGGCTGTGTGTCAACACCATCGTGCGGTTTCTGGATCTCAAG GGCAATAACCTTCGCGCCTCAGGGGCCGAGGCACTGGCAAAACTCCTCCGACAGAACAAGTCCATTCAGAG CCTAACCCTGGAGTGGAACAGCCTGGGCACGTGGGAAGAAGCCTTCGCGGCCTTCTGCGGGGCCCTGGCAGCCAATGGCGCCCTGCGGCAGCTGGACCTCCGCAACAACCAGATCAGCCACAAGGGTGCCGAGGAGCTGGCTCTGGCCCTGAAGAGCAACACCAGCCTCCAGCAACTTG ATTTCCCTCCAGACCTGCGCTGGAATCACATCGGCCTCCTGGGGGGCCGCGCCCTGGTAAACTGTCTCCCCAGCAACAGAACCCTGTGGAAGCTGGAGCTGGCTGGGAACAGCATCCCCGGTGACATCCTCAGAGCCGTGG AGCAAGCCATGGATCACAACCAGGACCGGCAGACCGCCTTCCGGGAAAGCCAGGCCCGCGCCCACGTGCTCAGCAAGGAGGTGCGGCACCTCCGGGAAGAGAAGTCCAAACAG TTTCTGGACTTGATGGAGACGATCgacagacagagagaagagatggTCAGGAGCAGCAA GGCGTCGGCAGCACGCGTGGGGCAGCTTCAGGAAGCCCTGAACGAGAGGCATTCCATCATCAACGCTCTCAAGGCCAA GCTGCAGATGGCTGAGGCCGCCCTGGCTCtgtcagagcagaaggcccaggaCTTGGGGGAGCTCCTGGCCACCACAGAGCAGGAACAGCggagcctggcacagaggcaggCAAAGGAGCACAGGCTGGAGCagcag GAAGCTGCAGAGCGGGAGTCTAAGCTCCTCAGAGACTTGTCTGCTGCCAATGAAAAGAACTTGCTTTTGCAAAACCAG GTGGACGAGTTGGAGCGGAAAGTGAAATCTCAGCAGGATCAGCTATTCCTGACCAGGCAGGAGCTGACCAACACGGCAGCTGAGCTGAAGATGCGGGCTGTCCAGGCTGAAG AACGCCTGGAACTGGAGAAGAAGAGGTCCCGGCAGAGCTTGGAGGACGCGGAACACCTGCGCTTCAAGGAG GTGGAGCACATGACTCGCCACCTGGAGGAGAGCGAGAGGGCCATGCAGGAGAGGGTACAGAGGCTGGAGGCTGTGCGGCtgtccctggaggag GAGCTGAGCCGGGCAAAGGCCGCGGCACTCAGTGAGCGCAGCCAAGCTGAGGAGGAGCTCATCAAGGCCAAGAACCAAGTCCGCCTGGAGGAG CAGCGCCTGGCTCACCTGGAGGAGAAGCTGCGGCTGCTGGCGCAGGCTCGGGACGAGGCTCAAAGCGCCTGCCTGCAGCAGAAGCAGGTGGTAGCCGATGCCCAGGCGCGGGCCAGCCAGCTTGGCCGGCAGGTGGAGGGCCTGAGGCGGCGCCTGGAGGAGCTGCAGCAG GAGCTGAGCAACAAGGACCAAGAAAAGGCGGCTGAGGTGACAAGGGTGCGGCTGGAGCTGCAGGAGCAGAACGGCCGCCTGCAAGCCGAGCTGACAGCCCAGGAAGCGCTGAAGGAGAAGGCAGCGGCCCTGGAACGCCAGCTGAAAG TGATCGCAAGTGACCACCGGGAGGCACTGCTGGACAGGGAGAGCGAGAATGCCTCTCTCCGTGAAAAGCTTCGCCTGAAGCAGGCCGAGATTGCCCGGATCCGGGATGAGGAGGCCCAAAGGGCCAGCTTCCTGCAAAATGCTGTTCTGGCTTATGTGCAGGGGTCCCCCCTGAGGACCTTGAGCCCCCAAAAGTGA